In Desulfofustis limnaeus, the genomic stretch CCCGGCGTTGCTTGAAACCATGAGTGTGGCCGAATTGGAAGCGGTCATGGCGCACGAGATCGGCCATGTGAAAAAGAAGCATCTGCTCCTCTATGTGCTGCTGATCGGCGGGTTCAGTGTCCTGGCCGGATTCATGGCCGAGCCGATCCTTTTTTACCTGTTGTCGCTTGATGGCGTCTATTGGCTGATGAATCTTGACCTGGTTAGGCCGGAAACGGTGATCGGTATCGTTGGCGGTCTGCCGTTACTGCTCTTTCTGCTGTTCTATTTCCGCTACGTCTTCGGGTATTTCATCAGAAATTTCGAGCGCCAGGCCGATCTGTACGTTTTTCGGATACTGGGCGACAGTCGGGCCCTAGTGGCGGCCTTTGAGAAAATCGTCTGGGCCGGCGGACAACGGCGGGAGAAAAAGAACTGGCATCATTTCGGGATTGGTGAACGAATCGATCACCTGGCCCTGTGTGAGCGTGAGCCCGACTGGATCGATCGGCAGGATCGCAAGGTCAATCGGAGCCTGATTGCGTATATTCTGGTGGTGGCTCTGGTGGCGGTGCTGGCCGGCAGGGTGCCTACCGAGCAGATGGCCCGCGACTACGAGGCAAAATATATCGAGATGGTGCTGATGCGCGGCATGGAGGGTATTGAAAATCAGGCACTCTGGTATCGGTTACTTGGGGATCTGATGTTCAATCGACAACTCGAACAGAAGGCTTTAATTGCCTACAACAAGGCCTTGGAGTTGGAACCTGGTGACCCGGAGCTGCTCAACAACCTGGCCTGGCTCCTGTTGACCACGAAGGATCCTGTTCTGCGCGATCCGGTTCGGGCTCTGGGATTGGCCCGGGAGGCCGCCCGCCTGGCGCCGAAGCCGTATGTTCTCGATACGCTGGCCACCGCTTATTGGGCCAATGGCCTGATCGAGGAAGCGGTTGCCATTGAACGGCAGGTCTTGCAGAGCGACCCCGAGCAGGCCGATTTTTATCGCCGTCAGCTGCAGCGGTTTGAAACCGAACGGTACAATGGGAAAACCATGTTCAACCGTGAGATGCAAGGGGAGGAGTGATGCCGTTTTTGGGTGCGCATGAGTCGGTGAGCGGTGGGTTGCACATGGCCTTTGCTCGGATTGACAAGGTCGGTGGTCAGGCACTGCAGATCTTTACCCGTAACCAGCGGCAATGGCGTCATCCGCCACTGGCAACTTCAGAGGTCGACCAGTTTTTACAGGAACAATCCCGCCATGAGGGGATGATTGTCGCCTCCCACGCTTCCTACCTGGTAAACCTTGCGGCCGGTGAGGAGGGTCTGAGACGCCGGTCGATCGACGCCTTTGTCGAAGAACTGAGGCGTTGCGAGCAACTGCAGGTGCCTTATGTGGTATTGCATCCTGGTGCCCACGGCGGCGATGGGTTGGAGGCTGGCTTGGCGCGGCTGGTGACGTCGCTTGACGAAGTGCTGGCCACGGTGCCGGGCTCCTCCATGGTACTGCTTGAGACCACGGCCGGTCAGGGTACCGGCCTTGGGGGCACCTTCGAGGAATTGGCTCTCATCCGGCAACGCGTGCAGGCCTCCGAGCGGATCGGCGTCTGCCTCGATACCTGCCATGTGTTTGCCGCCGGCTACGATATTCGTTCCAAAAGCGGTTATCAGTCAGTCATCCGCCATTTTGACGAGAGCGTCGGCCTTCAGCACCTACGTCTCTTCCACCTCAACGATTCCAAGAAGGAGCTTGGCAGCAGGGTGGACCGGCATGAACATATCGGGGCCGGCTGTATCGGAGTCGATGGCTTTCGCTGGCTGGTGAACGACGACCGTTTCACCAGGCACGCCATGATCCTGGAAACCCCGAAAGGCGACGATCTTCAGGAAGATATCGAAAATCTCCAGACGCTGCGCCGTCTGCTGGAACAGGGATGACCGGCGCACGATGAAAGAACCTTGCGAAAAACAAGTGAAAAGTGGACAATAGGCCCTTGGCTGCACCGCTTTATGGTTTTGCCTGCAAGGAGATATGATGAAATTTCTGCACAGCGACGCTCTGCTTGACCTGTTGGTCAAAAAAAAAGTCATAACCGGCGAACAGCGCACCTTCATTAGTCTGGAGAAGGGGAAGCAGCGGCAAAAGCTGCTCAAACAGCAGGGCGGCAACGATCCTCTCGATCGTAACTATCCGGATCTGATCGACATCATTGTCTCGTTCAACCTGCAAAAGGCCGGAAGCGGGGAGATTGTGGTCGATGAAGAGACGATCATGCGGACGGTTGCCAGGGAGTTCAAGCTTCCTTTCAAAAAGCTCGATCCCCTCGAGTTGGACATGAACGTCGTCACCAAGACGATCCCGAAGAACTTTGCCATCAGCCATCTCTTGCTGCCGTTCAACGTTGTCGATGGCATGCTCGAGATGGCCGTCTACCACCCTGATTCGCAGACGGTGCTCAGCGACATCGAGCAGGCTAACCAGGTCAAGACCCGGCCCTATCTCGCCACCAAGTCGGAAATAAAGCGAATTCTTGCCGAGTTTTTTGGTTTCCAGACGTCGATCAGTGCCGCCGAGGACCAGTTTGGTTCGAGTCAGGGCGGGTCTTCGGTGGACATCGGTAATCTCGAACGTTACGTGAAGATCAGTTCCAAGGGCATTACTTCTTCAGACCAGCACATCAAGAACGCGGTCAACCATATCTTCAATTACGCCCTGGATCAGCGGGCCAGTGACATCCACATCGAGCCGAAGCGGGAGACCTGTGTGGTCCGCTTCCGTATCGACGGGGCCCTGCACACTATTTACAAATTGCCCAAAGTAGTCCATTCAGCCATCGTCAGCCGCATCAAGTTCCTTTCCCGATTGGATATCGCCGAAAAAAGGCGACCCCAGGACGGCCGGATCAAGGTCGGAATCTCCGGCGGCAAGGACATCGAGATCAGGGTGTCGACCGTGCCGGTGTCGTTTGGCGAGAAAGCGGTGCTGCGGATCCTCGATCCCGACGTCATTTTCCAGTCAATCGATCATCTCGGTTTTTCGAAGCGCGATTACGCCGTCTTCAAGTCTTTCATGTACGCCCCGCACGGCATCATGCTGGTAACCGGCCCCACCGGCAGTGGTAAGTCGACCACCCTCTATTCGGCCCTCAAGACCATCGCCACCCCGGAGATAAACCTGGTGACGGTCGAGGACCCGGTGGAGATGGTCTACGAAGAGTTCAACCAAATTGCCGTGCAGCCGTTGATCGACGTGACCTTCTCCACAATCTTGCGCAACATCCTGCGTCAGGACCCCGACGTTATCATGATCGGTGAGATCCGCGATTACGACACCGCCGCCCATGCGGTGCAGGCGGCGATGACCGGTCATCTGGTCTTTTCCACACTGCACACCAACGATGCCGTCTCGTCCATTGTCCGCTTGCGTGATCTGGGCCTGGAGCCGTTTTTGATCAGCTCGACCTTGCTCGGGGCCATGGCCCAGCGGCTGGTGAAAAAGATCTGCACCACGTGTGCCGAAGACTTCGAGATTGAAGAGGAGACCCTGTACAAGATGGGGTTCCCGGTGACGGGCAAGGGGACCATGACGCTCAAGCGCGGCACCGGCTGCCGGGAATGCCGCGGTACCGGCTACAAGGGGCGATGCGGTATTTTCGAGATTTTCCCATTGTCTATCCAGATGAAAGCGATGATTGCCGACGGTAAAAGCACCGAGGAGATGCGTCAGGTTGCCATTCGCGAAGGAATGACTACCTTACGCGAGGACGCCTGGAAGAAGGTCCGGGCCGGCATTACCACCTATGAAGAGGCCATCAGGGTTACCGCCGAATAGCTAGAGCTATTCGACGGAACGCCCGCCGATATAATCGCATGAGTATCAAAATCGTTGCCCGTAACAAGAAGGCCTACCACGACTTCCATATCGACTCGACGCTCGAGGCGGGCATGGTGCTCAGTGGCCCCGAGGTCAAGTCGCTGCGTGCCGGCAAGGCCAACCTGAAGGACGGCTACGCCAAGATCAACGAGCGTGGCGAGGCGGTCCTGTATAATGTTCATATCTCGGTATACAGCCATGCCACGCACAACCCGAACGATCCGCTGCGCATCCGCAAGCTGCTGTTGCACAAACGGGAGATTCGCAAACTGATCGGCAAGCTGCGGGAGAAGGGCCTTGCGCTGATCCCGCTGAAGATATATTTTAATGGAAAGGGTAAGGCTAAAGTTGAACTCGGCCTGGCCCGCGGCAAACGCCAGTATGACAAACGAGCGGCGCTGAAAGAACAGCAATCCAATCGTGAAATCGAACGGGCCATGCGCCGCAACGAATAACCGGCACAACCAATCAACAAATCAACCTGTAATTCCAATTTGCATTCAAAATGATCTTAATATACAATATGTCTGGAACGTTTTCCCAGAACACCTCAACAGGGGAGGCGCAGGCATATTATGGCAAGGCCAGCACAACTTACCACGGCAATGGAAAGGGTCGCCCAGCAACAGATTCAGGAGGCCAAAACTGCCAGGGAGCTTCGTACGGGACTCAGCGTGCTGATCCCCAAGAAATGCGGCTGCTCGAACGCCTTGGTTGGAGAACTCCTCGGCGTGGGCATTGCAACAGTCGTGCGGATGCAGCGAGAAATTCGCGAACAAGTTGCCGGTATCACCAAGCAGAAAGAATCCTGGGGTGGACGACGACGACAGCTGATGACGTTTGTGGAAGAGCAAGCTTTTCTTGAACCGTGGATAGCTGCATCGGAGAGCGGTGGCGTCTTGATTGTCCCGCCGCTTCATAAGGCGCTGGAGCAGCGCCTGGGACGAACGGTCCATCCTTCGACGGTGTATCGGCTGCTCGCTCGCCACGGATGGCGCAAGGTAGAACCTGACACCTGCCATCCGAAGCGTGACGTCGAGGCGCAGGATACTTTTAAAAAAACTTCGCACAAACAGTGGCAGAAGCGCTAACCAGGAACAGCAAAGGCTTGCCCGCACGTCTGATGTTCCAGGATGAAGCGCGCTTCGGCCGGTTGAGCGATCCTCGTCGTTGCTGGGCGCCCTGGCCGATCCGTCCGCTGGTGCGGAAAACGCTAATCCGTGAGTATGTATATGCGTATGCCGCGGTGACTCCGGCCGACGGTCACCTCGAATGGATGCTGGCTGACGATATGGCCGCCAAAACCATGGGGCTGTTCTTGCGACAAGTCGCACAGAACCACCCCAACGAGTTTGTGATAATGGTGCTGGATGGTGCTCCATCGCACCGTTCCCGTGAGTTGGAGATACCGGAGCAGATGGCTTTGATACGGTTACCTCCCTACTCTCCGGAATTGAACCCAGCCGAACGTTTATGGGATGAACTCCGAGAAAAGGAATTTGCCAATAAGGTCTTTGACTCTCTCGAAGCTGCCGTAATTCAGCTGGCCCTCGGCCTGTGGCGCTTGGAAAGCGCCCCGGCAGCGACTCAGTCCTTGACTGGTTGGCAGTGGATATTAGAATCATCTTGGTTGCGAAATAGAATAAGCTCATAGGAGGGGGGCGAAACGGATTCGACGGGGATGTGTAAGCTCACTGTTGCATGCCGAGCTTCTACTGGCTCGTAAAACTGGTAGAACTTAAATATAATCGCAGACGATTATAACTACGCAGTAGCAGCTTAACCGCTGTCATACTGCCGTCCCACCGGTTGCCGCCCGCGCGGCCGGATTCGGGGCGTCGACTCAGCGGGCTGGCTCCCGGGCGGTTGCCTGTCTGCCAGGGAGCGAGACCTTACCGGCTGGCCTCAGGAAATCTAGGTTCCGACTGAGTTCCCGAGGCGAGATTAAAGTACGGAACTAAGCATGTAGATACGGGAGGGGAGCATTTCCGGACGCGGGTTCGACTCCCGCCGCCTCCACCAAGTAGTTGATATAATTGAGGAAATAGTCGATCCTCAAGCCGAAAGCCCATCTTTATCCACTCTCATTATCCACAAGGTAATGACCGAGGGGGTTAAGCATGGGCTTTTCTGTTTCACAGCCGTCGTACCTGTACCAGAGTTCTTCCGGGTATATCTTCCGCTTACGTGTTCCCACTGATCTGAGACCGGTTGTCGGCAAGACCAAGTTCCGGTATTCTCTGCGCACTGGTGCTTTGAGAACGGCAAAGAGCCGTGCTCGGGCGATGGCGGGGTACGTTCAGCAATTATTCATGACGGTGAGGAGTGGGATGTCTGAGTTGACGCAGGAGCAGTCTCAAAATTAATATTGAATTCAATTCTTTAGAAGCGAATTCGGACTTGTTTTTTTTCTTCTTGGTCGGGAAAAATGGAAGGAAAAGA encodes the following:
- a CDS encoding winged helix-turn-helix domain-containing protein, whose translation is MARPAQLTTAMERVAQQQIQEAKTARELRTGLSVLIPKKCGCSNALVGELLGVGIATVVRMQREIREQVAGITKQKESWGGRRRQLMTFVEEQAFLEPWIAASESGGVLIVPPLHKALEQRLGRTVHPSTVYRLLARHGWRKVEPDTCHPKRDVEAQDTFKKTSHKQWQKR
- a CDS encoding deoxyribonuclease IV, whose protein sequence is MPFLGAHESVSGGLHMAFARIDKVGGQALQIFTRNQRQWRHPPLATSEVDQFLQEQSRHEGMIVASHASYLVNLAAGEEGLRRRSIDAFVEELRRCEQLQVPYVVLHPGAHGGDGLEAGLARLVTSLDEVLATVPGSSMVLLETTAGQGTGLGGTFEELALIRQRVQASERIGVCLDTCHVFAAGYDIRSKSGYQSVIRHFDESVGLQHLRLFHLNDSKKELGSRVDRHEHIGAGCIGVDGFRWLVNDDRFTRHAMILETPKGDDLQEDIENLQTLRRLLEQG
- the smpB gene encoding SsrA-binding protein SmpB — its product is MSIKIVARNKKAYHDFHIDSTLEAGMVLSGPEVKSLRAGKANLKDGYAKINERGEAVLYNVHISVYSHATHNPNDPLRIRKLLLHKREIRKLIGKLREKGLALIPLKIYFNGKGKAKVELGLARGKRQYDKRAALKEQQSNREIERAMRRNE
- a CDS encoding M48 family metallopeptidase; translated protein: MIYANLLVFLAAIFLFSIAAVPQEPVVSWLESLAICLAVYGFYGVIVRRTFKSAATRSSAGYFQAEKRMSILALVFFAILIYLGDIKYYLSFLSVGDRFPAVLNVSGLGLFLLFLLLLWLAGRRSYGQVFGKSYSRASFVTTNIRTNLPIVLPWVVLSLIYDLVALVPSPSLRQFVESPWGDVIFFGLFLLLVVIFFPPLVRRLWDCQKMPESPLLHHLQTFCRRQNFSADIYLWPLFEGRVLTAAVMGVVPGLRYILVTPALLETMSVAELEAVMAHEIGHVKKKHLLLYVLLIGGFSVLAGFMAEPILFYLLSLDGVYWLMNLDLVRPETVIGIVGGLPLLLFLLFYFRYVFGYFIRNFERQADLYVFRILGDSRALVAAFEKIVWAGGQRREKKNWHHFGIGERIDHLALCEREPDWIDRQDRKVNRSLIAYILVVALVAVLAGRVPTEQMARDYEAKYIEMVLMRGMEGIENQALWYRLLGDLMFNRQLEQKALIAYNKALELEPGDPELLNNLAWLLLTTKDPVLRDPVRALGLAREAARLAPKPYVLDTLATAYWANGLIEEAVAIERQVLQSDPEQADFYRRQLQRFETERYNGKTMFNREMQGEE
- a CDS encoding DUF6538 domain-containing protein encodes the protein MGFSVSQPSYLYQSSSGYIFRLRVPTDLRPVVGKTKFRYSLRTGALRTAKSRARAMAGYVQQLFMTVRSGMSELTQEQSQN
- a CDS encoding GspE/PulE family protein gives rise to the protein MKFLHSDALLDLLVKKKVITGEQRTFISLEKGKQRQKLLKQQGGNDPLDRNYPDLIDIIVSFNLQKAGSGEIVVDEETIMRTVAREFKLPFKKLDPLELDMNVVTKTIPKNFAISHLLLPFNVVDGMLEMAVYHPDSQTVLSDIEQANQVKTRPYLATKSEIKRILAEFFGFQTSISAAEDQFGSSQGGSSVDIGNLERYVKISSKGITSSDQHIKNAVNHIFNYALDQRASDIHIEPKRETCVVRFRIDGALHTIYKLPKVVHSAIVSRIKFLSRLDIAEKRRPQDGRIKVGISGGKDIEIRVSTVPVSFGEKAVLRILDPDVIFQSIDHLGFSKRDYAVFKSFMYAPHGIMLVTGPTGSGKSTTLYSALKTIATPEINLVTVEDPVEMVYEEFNQIAVQPLIDVTFSTILRNILRQDPDVIMIGEIRDYDTAAHAVQAAMTGHLVFSTLHTNDAVSSIVRLRDLGLEPFLISSTLLGAMAQRLVKKICTTCAEDFEIEEETLYKMGFPVTGKGTMTLKRGTGCRECRGTGYKGRCGIFEIFPLSIQMKAMIADGKSTEEMRQVAIREGMTTLREDAWKKVRAGITTYEEAIRVTAE
- a CDS encoding IS630 family transposase, whose translation is MAEALTRNSKGLPARLMFQDEARFGRLSDPRRCWAPWPIRPLVRKTLIREYVYAYAAVTPADGHLEWMLADDMAAKTMGLFLRQVAQNHPNEFVIMVLDGAPSHRSRELEIPEQMALIRLPPYSPELNPAERLWDELREKEFANKVFDSLEAAVIQLALGLWRLESAPAATQSLTGWQWILESSWLRNRISS